A window of Pusillimonas sp. DMV24BSW_D genomic DNA:
CCCCATGATGTTAAGAGTGAACGTACGCAAGATTGCACCGGATGCATTTGTAGGAAAACTGGAGCACGCCGGTTTGAGTGCGCGCGTTATCGAAGGCGCTGCGGTGTTGTTGGAAACGCCCCGGCCGGTTGAGCAAGTGCCTGGTTTTAGTAGTGGGCTTTTTTCGGTTCAGGATGCCGCCGCTCAGCGGGCTGCCGTTTTGTTGGACGCTCAACACGGCATGCGGGTGTTGGATGCGTGTGCCGCCCCGGGTGGGAAAACAGCGCATCTTCTGGAGTTGGCCGATGTGGATTTATGTGCGCTTGATGTTGATGAGAGTCGTCTGGTCCGAGTCGGCGCAAATCTGGATCGTTTGTCGCTGATGTCAGAGCAGGTTACCCTGCAGCGTGCTGATGCCGCCAATTTAGATGCTTGGTGGGATGGCCGACATTTTGACCGGGTCTTGGCCGACGTCCCCTGCACTGCATCCGGGGTTGTGCGGCGTCATCCTGACATTCGGTGGTTGCGTCGAGAAGCCGACATTGCCCGGACAGTGTCTTTACAAGCAAGCATACTTGACGCATTATGGACAACCGTTAAACCCGGGGGGCGGATGCTTTACGTAACGTGTTCAGTATTTCCCGAAGAGGGTGTATTGCAGGCCGACCACTTTCAGGGTACCCATTCCGACGCCCAATTGCTGCCATCGCCGGGGCAGTTGCTTCCCGAGCCGTACGACGGCCTCAAAGGGTTATACGATGGTTTTTTCTTTGCCCTGTTTGCCAAGCGCGTGTGAGTCGTCAACAATACTGCCTTTATGATTGCACTATTTCATCGGCCCCTGCTTTTTATTATCGTCGCCTTCATGGTGTCGGTTGGGGTTGTATGTGCGCAGTCAACGCAATTTGTCAGTGTTGAACCCATCGTGCGCGATGGCAGTCTTTACATTGATGCAAATGCAGACATCGAGGTGACTGGTGAATTGCGCAATGCGGCTGAAAAAGGGGTGCCGCTCTATTTCACAGCCGATCTCGAAATCGTTTCGAGTCGCTGGTGGTGGTTCGACAAAGTGTTAGTCGACGAGCAACGCTCCTGGAGATTGTCGTATAACGTGTTAACCCAACAGTGGCGGGTTAGCGTAGGTGATTTAACTTTGCCTGAAGATACGTTTGATGATGCCTTGTCGTTTGTAAAACATATTAGGGGCTGGGCCGTTGGCAGCACCGATTTGTTTGATCCCGATGAAGAGTATGAAGGACGGATTCGTTTGCGTCTGGACACCTCCCGATTGCCCCGACCTGTGCGCGTGGACGCATTTAACAGCAGTGCCTGGTCAGTCATGACACCATGGAAAGACTTTCGTTTCTCAATCTCCCCGCCGGTTCAAAAGCCGTGAGATGGGTCGCGCGCGTAGCGCTGGTTGTCGCTGTGATCAGCGCGTTGGCGTTGCTCGGTCTATTGGCGTGGTCAACGGGTAACGCAACCCGTTATGCGCAATATTACGACCTATTGCTGGCGCTTAATGGCATATTCGCTCTGAGCCTGGTGTTTTGGGTTTTGGTGTTGGCTGTCAGGTTAATACGGCAAATTCGACGTCGACAGTTTGGCGCCCGATTAACGGCGCGTTTTGCCTTGTCATTCGCGTTAATTGGTGTCCTGCCAGGGGCACTGATTTATGTTTTGTCCGTACAGTTCATGTCGCGCTCAATCGAATCGTGGTTTAACGTACGGGTCGATAGTGCGCTTGAGTCGGGCTTGAGTCTGGCGCGGGTTGTGTTGGACCAGCAGTTACAAGAGCTTGAAGCAAAAGCGCAGGGGGTCGCCCGTCAGTTGCACGACTTAAACGACGCCGACATGACTTTGTTAGTGTCGCGCTTGCGTGAGGAGGCTGGTGTGGCCGAAGCGATGATCTTTTCCGGCAGTGGTCGATTGGTCGCCTTTTCAACATCCGATTACGGTAAGTTGATTCCCGACGGGCCTTCACCTCACGTGCTAAGTCAGCTGCGCGTTGCCCGATCTTATGCAGCCGCCGAGTCTGAAGATATGAACGATGCATCTGTACTGGGTAATGAACGGCATACGGGGTTGTTTTTGCGGGTGGTGGTACCCATTACGCGTATTGATCGCGGTTCCGCAGCGTTGGGTGTTGCGCCTGATGTGCGATGGTTGCAGTTTGTTCAGCCGGTGCCGGAACAGATTGCGCGTAATGCCGATCAGGTCCAGCAAGGTTTTCGTGATTATCAGGAGCTTGCTTTATCGCGCTTGGGTTTGCGTAAGTTATACGGCATTACGTTAACGCTGGCGTTGGTGTTGGCGGTGTTCGCCGCCATTGTTGTTGCGCTGGGCGTTTCGCGTCGTTTGGTGCGACCACTGCTGCGCCTGGCGGCGGGAACCCAGGCTGTGGGTGTGGGGGATTACCGTCCTCTGCCCGAGCCGCCTGAGCGTGATGAAGTAGGACAATTAACGCGCTCTTTCAACGCCATGACGCGGCAGTTGGATGAGGCGCGTCAAATGGTAGAAAGAAACCGTCATCAGCTCGAGCGTTCAAATGTCTACCTTGAGTCTATTCTGAGTCATTTGTCGTCTGGTGTATTGGTATTCGATGAAGGGTTCCGAGTGACATTGTTCAATCAGGGTGCGCAGTCTATTTTGCGCGTCGATTTGCGCTCGGTGAAAGGGCGTCCTTTGGAAACCGTTGACGGGGCTTTTAAATTGTCGCAATTGATTCGTGATGCGTTTGCTGCTCACGCGGCGGTTGAGTCTGAAAAGCCATATTGGCAGCAACAGTTCGAGCTGGAGATCGAGGGGGCTTCCAACCACGAATCACGTCATGATGTTGTCACCCTGCTTGCGCGAGGGACGCATTTGTCGATTGATGGACGCGGAAACGGGTATCTGGTTGTGTTCGATGACATTACCGAGGTGATATCCGCCAATCGCACGGTTGCCTGGGGTGAGGTTGCACGACGTCTGGCGCATGAAATCAAGAATCCGCTGACGCCTATTCAGTTGTCGGCTGAACGTTTAGCCATGAAGCTGGCCCCGCGTCTTGGTGAAACGGATGCAGCCATGCTGGAGCGTTCGACCAATACAATTGTTAATCAGGTTGCTTCGCTCAAGAAAATGGTTGACGATTTTCGGGAGTACGCGCGAACACCACCGGCCCAGATGCAAATGCTTGATCTCAATGCGCTGGTGTCTGAAGTGTTAACGCTTTATGGTTGGGATCCGAGCGTCGGCGCTTTGCGCGATGATCCGCGACATGTCAGAATTGAAGCGGAGCTGGAGTTGGGGTTGCCGGGTATTGAGGGTGATCCAACGCAATTGCGTCAGGTAATTCATAATCTGTTGGCCAATGCGCGCGATGCCATTGCCCTGGTTGATGATCCTGAGGCTAAAATTCGTGTTCAAACCAAATTAACGTATTCACGAACGGATGAAACAGGGGCAGGGTCCAAAGCAGTGCGCCTTACCGTGTCCGACTCAGGGCCAGGCTTCGAGCAACAGGTTTTGAATCGGGTTTTTGAGCCGTACGTCACCACGAAATCATCGGGTACGGGGTTGGGGTTGGCGATTGTCAAGAAAATCATCGAGGAACATGGCGGTCGCATTGATGTCTCCAATCGTCGAGAAGGCGGGGCGCGGGTATCGATTTTGTTTGCACGATTGGCGGATACGCCTGCTGCGCTGGACGAAGCGGCGCAAGGGTACGATAATGCCGAAAAAATATAGGTGAAGTTTTATGGCCAGAATACTGGTGGTTGATGACGAGGTAGGTATTCGCGAACTGTTGTCCGAGATTCTCTACGATGAAGGACATACGGTTGAGTTGGCAGAGAACGCGGCAGAGGCGCGTGCCGCTCGTGCGCGTAAACGTCCCGACCTGGTCCTGCTGGATATCTGGATGCCAGACACGGATGGCGTCAGTTTGCTGCGTGAATGGGGGTCGCAAGGCTTGCTGGATATGCCGGTGATTATGATGAGTGGTCATGCCACGGTCGATACGGCGGTTGAGGCGACGCGAATCGGCGCAGTTGATTTTCTGGAAAAGCCCATCACGTTGCAGAAATTGCTGAAAACGATTTCTGCCGCATTGGCAAGGCCCGTGGTGGCAAAAGCGGCATCGGTGCCTGCAGCCACGACCGCCTCTGCGCCGATGCCCGCAGGCGGAGGGGGGCAAGCCGACGTCTCTGACTTGGTCACAAATGCGGCGCCCGCTTTAGAGCTTGACCCGCATCAGCTTCAGCTCAGCAGCATTCCGCTGGATCAGCCTTTGCGTGAGGCACGCGACGAATTCGAACGAATTTATTTTGAGTACCATCTGGGCCGCGAAAATCACAGCATGACCCGCGTTTCCGAACGCACCGGCCTGGAACGTACTCATTTGTATCGCAAGTTGAAGCAATTGGGCATCGACGCGTCGCGTCGGCGTCAGTCTGAGTCACGTTAGTTTTATTCCAGGTTTTTCGCCTCCCGGCAAGGGAGGCTTTTTTTCGAATTGCTTTTGAGTTTTTGACCATAATGAAAAAAAATTTCCCGTGGAGACAAGCTGGGGCGGCGATTGTTTTGGCGCTGGCAAGTATAGGTGTCGCAGCACCCATTGCAGCGCAAACCGGTATCACTGGTTCGCCTTCGTCTTTTATTACGCCGGAATTTCTGGCCAGTCGCGCACTATTGCCCATTAACGCCCACTATGCTTACGCAAAGGGATACACGGGGAAGGGGGTGCTGATTGCCATTGTTGATAGTGGCCTGGATGTTGATCACCCCGAATTTGCGGGCCGTATTTCAGCGAAATTGCGTAATTTTTCCGATTTGGCCGGTCCGTACGATGTCAGCGACCTTGAAGCCAATGGCGAAATTGCCGGTCATGGAACGCATGTAACCGGGTTGGCAGGGGCGGGGCGTAATGGCTTCGGCATGCAGGGTGTGGCCTATAACGCCACTTTGTTGCCGCTGCGGGCAATCGATGGCTACACGGCAAACGCCCCTTTCAACGCCGTTTTGCACGCTGCTGAAAACGGCGCCCAGGTATTGAATGGGAGTTACGGCCCCGTTACGGCCGAAAAATTCATACAGGACGACAGTGGCCGTTGGGTACCCAACCCTACCTGGCAATTATTACCCACTCCAACACCCGCATTGTTTAATTCCGAGGCAACGTATGAGGTCTTAATGGAGGCCGCTGACGCTGATGTCGTCCTGGTTTATGCGGCGGGTAATGAGTATCAGGATCAGCCGAATGCGGCTGCCTTGCCGTCAGGTGCAGGCTTGTTGCCGCTGATCACGCCCGCTAATACGGCGTCGGGTCTGTACAGGTTTGTTGACGATAGTCTGGATTTAAACGTGCAGGATCCATCAACGTGGACATACATTTCTGCGTCTGACGCGCGTGTTGCGAACCTGGATTTTTCCGACCTTAGGGGTAAGCTTATTGTCGTCGTTTCTGCTGACCGTGAAGGCGAGATAGCCAGCTACAGTAATCGGTGCGGGGACGCTGCTGCCTGGTGTATTACCGCCCCCGGCGGTGATTTTCTGGATACGGCCAACTACTCCAGCGACGAAAGCCAATTGTGGTCAACTTATCCCTACAGTACATATAAAGACATGGCCGGTACGTCGATGGCTTCACCGGTCGTGGCAGGCTCCGTTGCAGTCCTTCGGGAAGCGTTTCCTTATATGACGGCGGAGCAGATTATCGAGGTTGTCCTCACAACCGCCAATAGCACTGGGATTTACGCTGACCAGAGTATTTATGGGCGCGGTTTTCTCGATTTGAAAACGGCGATTCAAGGGCCCATAGAGTTCGGCGCGTGGGGTTTTGGCAGCGTGTTCGATGTTAATACCCGTGGATATAACTCACTCTGGAGTAACGACATCCGGGGCAGTGGTGGCTTGATAAAACGCGGTGCCGGTACGCTTGTTATGTCGGGGCAAAATACCTATACGGGGGCGACTCAGATTCTGGGTGGGAAGCTCGTGGTGAACGGTTCAATTGCTTCATCTGCGCAGTTAACCGTTGGCGGGGAGGCCACGTTGGGTGGGAGCGGTGTTGTGGGTGACACGCTTGTTGCAGGCCGTGTAGCGCCGGGTAACTCGATTGGCACGTTAACTGTTGACGGCAACTATCAGCAGTTGGCGGGATCGGTTCTCGAAATCGAGATCAATGAAACAGGTCAGTCTGATCGTGTCAACGTAACCGGCTCGGCCGATATCCAAGGTGCCAAGCTCGAGGTGTTGGGGCTGCGCGCCGGGGCACTGGGCCAAGACTTTTCGTTCTTCTCTGCCGGCTCTCTGGCTGCGGGTAGTTTTTTCGACACCTCTGCCCTGAACCGGGCGTTTATCGATATGAGCACGGTGATGTCGGGTACGTCGTTCAATTTACAGGTTCGACGCAATAATGCGGCATTCACCAGTGTTGCAGAAACGGGGAACCAGCGCGCAACTGCCGCCGCCATTTCCGCGCAAGGCCTGGGTGGCGCAGCCTACGACGAATTCGTGCTTTTGCCTAACGTGGGTCAGGGCCCGGACGTACTTGATCAGTTTTCTGGCGAAATTTATGCGTCAGCGCAGAGTGCTTTGCTTGAGACCAGTGGCGCACTATATCGGGCGTCGACCAATCGACTGTTCAGTCGCGAAATGGGGGCGTCTTATGGTGGACCTTTGGGGCAGGTCAGTCGCAGCGTACCGGGAAAGCGGCATCAGCTGTGGATGCAGGCATTGGGAAGCTGGGGCAGTCTGGGTGCCACGGCGGATGCCCAACGTATGACCCGTTCGCTTGGCGGACTTTTGTTTGGTGGCGATACACCGCTCGGGCAGAGCGGCTATGCCGGGTTATCGATGGGGCTGACAACATCTTCTTATAACGCTGCCGGGAATAGCACTGCCGACACCGATGGTTATCATTTAATGTCTTACTTGGGCTGGTCGGCCAATCGTTTCAGCGTTCGGGGCGGTATCGGGCAATCATGGTACCGGATCGACACAAAGCGCAATATTGCTTATAACGGCCTGGGGCAGGCGCAGTCGAAAGCCAACGCAACTTCTACCCAGTTGTTTGCAGAACTGGCTTATGCCGTATCACAAGGTAATGTGGTCGTGGAACCATACTGGGGCGTTCAGCGTGTCTGGCTCTCACGCGATGCGTTCGACGAGTCCGGTAGCGCGGTTGCGCTTTCGGGCGATCAGAGTCGTCAAGCTGTTACCTTTTCACGTCTGGGCTTGCGTGCGCGTATGGCCTTATCGGACGATGCCGCTTCATCGACCCTGTTAACGGCAAATATCGGATGGCGACGCGCGTGGGGCGACTTAACCCCCGAAACACGGTTGCGTTTTGCCACCGGCCCAGGCTATACCGTCTCGGGTGCGGCGGTGTCGCGCGACGCGCTGGTTGCCGAACTAGGGGTTGAGGTTGCGGCTTCGGAGAACAGTACGGTGAGTCTGGGTTATGCGGGCCAGTTTGGCGGCGGTAGTCAGGATCACGGTTTGCAGGCAAGACTGGCCTGGCGGTTCTAGTGGCTTATGATTTTGGCCGGCGCCTGGTAATGGCGTCGACTGAAATGCGCGTTTCGTCGGGGGCGCTTTTAAACGATTGCGCGCGCCACGCGTGGCCGTAGGCAACTTCCAGTGTAAGGTGAATGGTTCCGTCCATCTGACGTTGCTTTTCCAGCGCTTCGATTAACTTTTCACGCCATTTTCGCCCTGGCAGCCCCGGTCGTCGGTCAATGCTGGGGTTACCGCCCAAAGTCCATAAATCTGATAATAATTTTTCTGCTGTTTTGAAGGTAAGCGTGATGATTTCCTGGTCCATGACCGGGTCGGTAAATCCATTTTCGACGAGCAAGTCGCCGAAGTCGTGCATGTCGACAAAGCTTGGCGTGACCGTTTGAATATCGGCGTCGATCAGGGCTTCGCGCAATTCTTTCAATGAGGCGGGGCCGAGGCAGGAAAACATGGCCAGGCCATTCGGCTTTAGAATTCGGCGCCATTCTGCAAATACAAGATGGGGATCGGGATGCCAATGTAAAGCCATATTCGACCAAATCAACCCGATGGACTCTGGCGGCAGGCCGGTTTTTGCCATATCGGCCCGCACGAAATGCGTTTCGGCGGCCGGCTTATTACGCAGGCGGTTCCATAGCCCTCTTTTGCCCGCATGGCGTGCAATGGCGGTATTTAGCAAAGGCCGGGATATATCGAGGCCGGTATATTGCGCTGCTGGATAGCGCGCACGTAAAGGCTCGACAGCGTGCCCGGCGCCACATCCTGCATCGAGAATAACGGAGGGGTTGCTGCGGATATAGCTAAGCCGCTGCAACATACGTTGTGCTATCTCCCCGTATAAAAATTGCGCTTCATCAAGCGGGGCGCGACGGGCAAATTGTTTTGCAACGTGCAGAGGGTTGAGCGGCAGTGACGGCGGTGATGACATATTTGCGTACTCGGCGCTTTGCATGGGGCATCAAGCGTGTTCTGATGCGATGTTGATACATTTTACAGGTTTCATTATGGCGCATAGTTGGTATTGGCGCGACTTGCGGCATGAACTGATGATGTGTGTACCCGGGAATTGTCCGCTGTGTCTGACTCGGACGTCGGCGGCTTGGTTGTGTGAGGGCTGCAGCCATGCGGTCTGTGGCTCGATGTTGTTTGGCGGACCACGCTGTCAGGCTTGTGCTTTACTGCTGGACGGCTTGGGAAGGTGTTCTGATTGCCGACATAAAGCGCCGGAGTTTCATTCGGTTGTGGCCGCGTTCGATTATCAATTTCCCGGAAGTGTTCTGATTCATCAGTTCAAACAGGGTCGACGTTATCTTTTGGCCGCTACTTTGGCGGAATTGCTCATTCCCCGATTGCAACGGCTTCAGTCGGCCACTTCAGGCGCTACAATCCTGGTGCCCGTGCCTGCCGGCCTTCGGGCATTGCAACAGCGTGGGTTTAACCCCGCAAGCGAGATTGCCCGTCATCTTTCGCGTCGACTGAGTTTGCCTTACAGAAATGTTTTGCTCCGCTCTAAAGAGGTCGGCCCGCAGAAACTACTGGGCCGCCGGCAGCGTTATGAACGGGTTCAGAGTTTGTATGGTTTAAGAAATTCGGCCTCGTTGTCCGGCTGTCACGTTTGGGTCGTTGATGACGTTTTAACCACGGGTAGCACGTTGAACGCCGTCTCCCATTTATTAATGCAGGCAGGTGCTGCGTCGGTACATGGTGTTGTACTGGCTCGCACGCCTTTGTCGTTGTGAAGAACTCTTATGTTTCATATTGTGCTTGTCTCTCCGGAAATTCCGCCCAACACAGGGAATGTCATTCGTCTGGCCGCCAATACGGGTGCGCATTTACATTTGGTTCGGCCACTTGGTTTTGAGCTCGATGATAAGCGTTTGAAACGGGCCGGACTCGACTACCATGAATGGGCAAATGTACAAGTGC
This region includes:
- a CDS encoding sensor histidine kinase, with the translated sequence MRWVARVALVVAVISALALLGLLAWSTGNATRYAQYYDLLLALNGIFALSLVFWVLVLAVRLIRQIRRRQFGARLTARFALSFALIGVLPGALIYVLSVQFMSRSIESWFNVRVDSALESGLSLARVVLDQQLQELEAKAQGVARQLHDLNDADMTLLVSRLREEAGVAEAMIFSGSGRLVAFSTSDYGKLIPDGPSPHVLSQLRVARSYAAAESEDMNDASVLGNERHTGLFLRVVVPITRIDRGSAALGVAPDVRWLQFVQPVPEQIARNADQVQQGFRDYQELALSRLGLRKLYGITLTLALVLAVFAAIVVALGVSRRLVRPLLRLAAGTQAVGVGDYRPLPEPPERDEVGQLTRSFNAMTRQLDEARQMVERNRHQLERSNVYLESILSHLSSGVLVFDEGFRVTLFNQGAQSILRVDLRSVKGRPLETVDGAFKLSQLIRDAFAAHAAVESEKPYWQQQFELEIEGASNHESRHDVVTLLARGTHLSIDGRGNGYLVVFDDITEVISANRTVAWGEVARRLAHEIKNPLTPIQLSAERLAMKLAPRLGETDAAMLERSTNTIVNQVASLKKMVDDFREYARTPPAQMQMLDLNALVSEVLTLYGWDPSVGALRDDPRHVRIEAELELGLPGIEGDPTQLRQVIHNLLANARDAIALVDDPEAKIRVQTKLTYSRTDETGAGSKAVRLTVSDSGPGFEQQVLNRVFEPYVTTKSSGTGLGLAIVKKIIEEHGGRIDVSNRREGGARVSILFARLADTPAALDEAAQGYDNAEKI
- a CDS encoding response regulator → MARILVVDDEVGIRELLSEILYDEGHTVELAENAAEARAARARKRPDLVLLDIWMPDTDGVSLLREWGSQGLLDMPVIMMSGHATVDTAVEATRIGAVDFLEKPITLQKLLKTISAALARPVVAKAASVPAATTASAPMPAGGGGQADVSDLVTNAAPALELDPHQLQLSSIPLDQPLREARDEFERIYFEYHLGRENHSMTRVSERTGLERTHLYRKLKQLGIDASRRRQSESR
- a CDS encoding methyltransferase domain-containing protein, which codes for MSSPPSLPLNPLHVAKQFARRAPLDEAQFLYGEIAQRMLQRLSYIRSNPSVILDAGCGAGHAVEPLRARYPAAQYTGLDISRPLLNTAIARHAGKRGLWNRLRNKPAAETHFVRADMAKTGLPPESIGLIWSNMALHWHPDPHLVFAEWRRILKPNGLAMFSCLGPASLKELREALIDADIQTVTPSFVDMHDFGDLLVENGFTDPVMDQEIITLTFKTAEKLLSDLWTLGGNPSIDRRPGLPGRKWREKLIEALEKQRQMDGTIHLTLEVAYGHAWRAQSFKSAPDETRISVDAITRRRPKS
- the rsmB gene encoding 16S rRNA (cytosine(967)-C(5))-methyltransferase RsmB — encoded protein: MAAARNVQAVMAGQSLTESLAQTSGDRRAAAQALAYHCMRQLGLAQAVGGHMVNRTPPDALFHALLLVSISLLETSMAAQAARKKGQAIPVYWPVYDPHTVVNQAVNAVSSQRRLQPFKALLNGVLRRYGRERDVVRNAVLSDPQARWNYPNWWIRRLRKAYPDAWQSVLEAANVPAPMMLRVNVRKIAPDAFVGKLEHAGLSARVIEGAAVLLETPRPVEQVPGFSSGLFSVQDAAAQRAAVLLDAQHGMRVLDACAAPGGKTAHLLELADVDLCALDVDESRLVRVGANLDRLSLMSEQVTLQRADAANLDAWWDGRHFDRVLADVPCTASGVVRRHPDIRWLRREADIARTVSLQASILDALWTTVKPGGRMLYVTCSVFPEEGVLQADHFQGTHSDAQLLPSPGQLLPEPYDGLKGLYDGFFFALFAKRV
- a CDS encoding autotransporter domain-containing protein yields the protein MKKNFPWRQAGAAIVLALASIGVAAPIAAQTGITGSPSSFITPEFLASRALLPINAHYAYAKGYTGKGVLIAIVDSGLDVDHPEFAGRISAKLRNFSDLAGPYDVSDLEANGEIAGHGTHVTGLAGAGRNGFGMQGVAYNATLLPLRAIDGYTANAPFNAVLHAAENGAQVLNGSYGPVTAEKFIQDDSGRWVPNPTWQLLPTPTPALFNSEATYEVLMEAADADVVLVYAAGNEYQDQPNAAALPSGAGLLPLITPANTASGLYRFVDDSLDLNVQDPSTWTYISASDARVANLDFSDLRGKLIVVVSADREGEIASYSNRCGDAAAWCITAPGGDFLDTANYSSDESQLWSTYPYSTYKDMAGTSMASPVVAGSVAVLREAFPYMTAEQIIEVVLTTANSTGIYADQSIYGRGFLDLKTAIQGPIEFGAWGFGSVFDVNTRGYNSLWSNDIRGSGGLIKRGAGTLVMSGQNTYTGATQILGGKLVVNGSIASSAQLTVGGEATLGGSGVVGDTLVAGRVAPGNSIGTLTVDGNYQQLAGSVLEIEINETGQSDRVNVTGSADIQGAKLEVLGLRAGALGQDFSFFSAGSLAAGSFFDTSALNRAFIDMSTVMSGTSFNLQVRRNNAAFTSVAETGNQRATAAAISAQGLGGAAYDEFVLLPNVGQGPDVLDQFSGEIYASAQSALLETSGALYRASTNRLFSREMGASYGGPLGQVSRSVPGKRHQLWMQALGSWGSLGATADAQRMTRSLGGLLFGGDTPLGQSGYAGLSMGLTTSSYNAAGNSTADTDGYHLMSYLGWSANRFSVRGGIGQSWYRIDTKRNIAYNGLGQAQSKANATSTQLFAELAYAVSQGNVVVEPYWGVQRVWLSRDAFDESGSAVALSGDQSRQAVTFSRLGLRARMALSDDAASSTLLTANIGWRRAWGDLTPETRLRFATGPGYTVSGAAVSRDALVAELGVEVAASENSTVSLGYAGQFGGGSQDHGLQARLAWRF
- a CDS encoding ComF family protein codes for the protein MAHSWYWRDLRHELMMCVPGNCPLCLTRTSAAWLCEGCSHAVCGSMLFGGPRCQACALLLDGLGRCSDCRHKAPEFHSVVAAFDYQFPGSVLIHQFKQGRRYLLAATLAELLIPRLQRLQSATSGATILVPVPAGLRALQQRGFNPASEIARHLSRRLSLPYRNVLLRSKEVGPQKLLGRRQRYERVQSLYGLRNSASLSGCHVWVVDDVLTTGSTLNAVSHLLMQAGAASVHGVVLARTPLSL
- a CDS encoding DUF4390 domain-containing protein encodes the protein MIALFHRPLLFIIVAFMVSVGVVCAQSTQFVSVEPIVRDGSLYIDANADIEVTGELRNAAEKGVPLYFTADLEIVSSRWWWFDKVLVDEQRSWRLSYNVLTQQWRVSVGDLTLPEDTFDDALSFVKHIRGWAVGSTDLFDPDEEYEGRIRLRLDTSRLPRPVRVDAFNSSAWSVMTPWKDFRFSISPPVQKP